A single Alcanivorax borkumensis SK2 DNA region contains:
- the rhlB gene encoding ATP-dependent RNA helicase RhlB: MQKDKASSWSLEQFQVPEKEGERRFHDFDLHLDLMHGIADSGFQYCTPIQAEVLEHTLAGADAIGRAQTGTGKTAAFLITVINDLLKHPIDVQRFAGEPRALIVAPTRELAMQIEKDANILTKYTDLQVMSVVGGMNFNRQQERLQNKLIDILVATPGRLLDFAKRRDLWLDRVEFLVLDEADRMLDMGFIPDVKRIVGMTPKSQYRQTQLFSATFNDDVMNLSRRWTQDAEIVEIEPTQVTTDTVEQKVYITNTDDKFKLLYNLITGMNMDKVIVFANRRDITRRVCDRLQKRGLKVSLISGDVPQTQRSKTLERFRAGDLQVLIATDVAGRGIHIDGVSHVVNYNLPEDPEDYVHRIGRTGRAGASGMSISFACEDDAFLLPELENAIGMKLECEYPPADLLAERERSASAKAPDAEKKD; encoded by the coding sequence ATGCAAAAAGACAAAGCAAGCTCCTGGAGCCTGGAGCAATTTCAGGTTCCGGAAAAAGAAGGCGAACGCCGCTTTCACGACTTTGATCTGCATCTGGACCTGATGCACGGCATCGCCGATTCGGGCTTCCAGTACTGCACGCCTATTCAGGCTGAAGTCCTGGAACATACCCTCGCTGGCGCCGATGCCATCGGCCGGGCCCAAACGGGTACCGGCAAGACAGCCGCTTTCCTGATCACTGTAATAAACGATTTGCTCAAACATCCTATCGATGTCCAACGCTTTGCCGGTGAGCCTCGCGCCCTGATCGTGGCCCCCACCCGAGAACTGGCCATGCAGATTGAGAAGGACGCCAACATACTGACCAAGTACACCGACCTTCAAGTAATGAGTGTGGTGGGCGGCATGAACTTCAATCGGCAACAGGAACGGCTGCAAAACAAACTGATTGATATCTTAGTGGCCACCCCCGGTCGTCTTCTCGATTTCGCCAAACGCCGCGATCTGTGGCTGGACCGGGTCGAGTTTCTGGTGTTGGATGAAGCTGATCGCATGCTGGACATGGGCTTCATTCCCGACGTGAAACGCATTGTCGGCATGACGCCGAAAAGCCAGTATCGCCAAACTCAACTGTTCTCTGCCACATTCAATGACGATGTGATGAACCTCTCCCGCCGCTGGACGCAAGATGCTGAAATCGTGGAGATAGAGCCAACCCAAGTCACCACTGATACCGTAGAGCAAAAGGTCTACATCACTAATACAGACGACAAGTTCAAGCTGCTCTATAACCTCATTACCGGCATGAACATGGACAAGGTCATCGTATTTGCCAACCGTCGAGACATTACTCGCCGGGTGTGCGACCGGCTACAAAAGCGGGGGCTTAAAGTCTCCCTGATTTCCGGCGACGTCCCACAAACTCAACGAAGCAAAACACTGGAGCGCTTCCGAGCCGGCGACTTGCAAGTGCTTATTGCCACGGACGTGGCCGGCCGCGGCATCCACATTGATGGCGTCTCTCACGTAGTGAATTACAATCTGCCTGAAGATCCGGAAGACTATGTGCACCGCATTGGTCGTACCGGTCGCGCTGGTGCCAGCGGTATGTCGATCAGCTTCGCCTGTGAAGATGACGCCTTCCTGCTACCAGAGCTGGAAAACGCCATCGGCATGAAACTGGAATGCGAATACCCCCCCGCCGACCTGCTGGCGGAAAGGGAGAGGTCAGCCTCCGCGAAAGCGCCAGACGCAGAGAAAAAGGACTGA
- a CDS encoding OmpW/AlkL family protein gives MKLRGPGKNVLLLSTMLVTAPAMAHQSGDFIVRMGGIKVDPDVSSDSFNPALPAVGGVGVDVDDDTQLGLTFSYMVTDNIGVELVGATPFTHDIILDTGGSGVSIGETSHLPPTLLAQFYAPQLGPVRGYLGAGVNYTLFFDDSIDDAVVSPLVGGADVDVKLSNSIGFAWEVGADVIIDENWLFNVSIWNIDIDTEARLYVNDVRVDKIDVEIDPWVYMVGVGYRF, from the coding sequence ATGAAACTGCGAGGACCGGGAAAAAACGTATTGCTGCTGTCAACAATGTTGGTGACAGCGCCAGCCATGGCACACCAGTCAGGTGACTTCATTGTGCGAATGGGTGGCATTAAGGTTGATCCGGATGTGAGTAGCGATAGCTTCAACCCCGCATTGCCTGCGGTTGGCGGGGTGGGTGTGGATGTGGATGACGATACTCAGCTGGGCCTGACATTCTCTTATATGGTTACAGATAACATCGGTGTTGAGCTGGTCGGGGCGACACCATTTACCCATGACATCATTTTAGACACGGGGGGCTCAGGTGTTTCGATTGGTGAGACTAGCCATTTGCCGCCTACGTTACTGGCACAGTTTTATGCTCCTCAGCTAGGTCCTGTGCGCGGCTATCTTGGGGCTGGCGTGAACTACACGTTATTTTTCGATGACAGCATTGATGACGCGGTGGTGAGTCCATTGGTGGGCGGCGCCGATGTGGATGTTAAGCTGAGTAATTCAATCGGGTTTGCTTGGGAAGTCGGGGCGGATGTCATCATTGATGAAAACTGGCTCTTCAATGTCAGCATCTGGAATATCGATATTGATACCGAAGCACGCCTGTACGTGAACGATGTCCGGGTGGACAAAATCGATGTGGAAATTGACCCTTGGGTTTATATGGTCGGTGTGGGCTATCGTTTCTAA
- the glpE gene encoding thiosulfate sulfurtransferase GlpE, whose protein sequence is MATRISPTQGKALFDQGNTLFIDIRDPASFAAGHLQGALHLSQANVDQFLANTAQERALVVYCYHGNSSQSTSDWLSEQGFNNVVSLDGGYDVFRQQFPECIEEIA, encoded by the coding sequence ATGGCAACGCGAATCAGCCCTACGCAGGGAAAAGCCCTATTTGATCAAGGTAACACTCTGTTCATCGACATCCGCGACCCGGCAAGTTTTGCTGCAGGGCACCTGCAAGGTGCCCTGCATTTAAGTCAGGCCAATGTGGATCAGTTTCTAGCCAACACCGCACAGGAACGGGCATTGGTGGTGTACTGCTACCATGGTAATAGTAGTCAAAGTACGTCGGACTGGTTGAGTGAGCAGGGTTTCAACAACGTGGTCAGCCTGGATGGGGGCTACGACGTATTCCGCCAGCAATTTCCGGAGTGCATAGAGGAAATAGCGTAG
- a CDS encoding SDR family NAD(P)-dependent oxidoreductase gives MKNFKDKVAVITGAGSGIGRALAMNLAASGAKLALSDINEAGLKETANSLNLSEDRLMTKILDVADRQAFYAFADDVVNHFGHANMIFNNAGVALGATVEEMDYDDFEWLMNINFWGVVYGTKAFLPYLKQAGEGHIINISSIFGLVGIPTQSAYNAAKFAVRGFTESLRIELELEGSPVSCTSIHPGGIKTNIAKAARMSDGVERITGASKEQAIQDFEKMFRTTPEEAASTILKGVRGNKRRVLIGSDAIAVDTMQRLLPTSYQRLIAMGQKYMNKSKG, from the coding sequence ATGAAGAATTTCAAAGATAAAGTTGCCGTCATAACTGGCGCCGGCTCCGGTATTGGTCGTGCTCTGGCCATGAATCTGGCCGCTTCTGGTGCAAAACTGGCTCTCTCGGACATTAATGAAGCCGGCCTAAAAGAGACCGCCAACAGCCTGAATCTCAGCGAAGATCGCCTAATGACCAAAATATTGGACGTAGCGGATCGCCAAGCGTTCTACGCCTTCGCCGACGATGTGGTCAATCATTTTGGGCATGCCAACATGATTTTCAATAACGCGGGGGTAGCATTGGGCGCCACCGTAGAAGAGATGGATTACGACGACTTCGAGTGGTTGATGAACATCAACTTCTGGGGTGTAGTTTACGGCACCAAAGCGTTCCTACCTTATCTGAAGCAAGCTGGTGAGGGACATATCATTAACATCTCTTCTATCTTTGGTCTCGTGGGCATTCCTACTCAGTCTGCTTACAACGCAGCCAAATTCGCGGTACGCGGCTTCACTGAATCCTTGCGCATTGAGCTGGAACTGGAAGGCAGCCCGGTATCCTGCACCTCCATTCATCCCGGTGGTATCAAGACCAATATCGCCAAAGCTGCGCGCATGAGCGATGGCGTTGAGCGCATCACAGGTGCCAGCAAGGAACAAGCCATTCAGGATTTCGAGAAAATGTTTCGCACCACGCCAGAAGAAGCGGCCAGTACCATCCTCAAGGGAGTTCGCGGCAATAAGCGTCGGGTCTTGATCGGTTCAGATGCTATCGCTGTCGACACCATGCAGCGTCTGTTGCCGACCAGCTACCAGAGGCTGATTGCCATGGGCCAGAAATACATGAACAAAAGTAAGGGGTGA
- a CDS encoding DUF938 domain-containing protein, with translation MTSSKVPFSQAAENNKGPILQVLQQHCQAPGTLLEIGAGTGQHAAWLSAQLPHLQWQPSDVAQNLPTIRHWLGQTHSLANAPLALDVSDQWPIGPFDYLFTANTFHIMPQSLVAHCIAEGCRHLNTEGLFMVYGPFNYDDQFTSDSNRQFERWLKSTDTQRGIRDKEWVEQEFAQHGRQCLADHAMPANNRVLVFG, from the coding sequence ATGACATCATCAAAGGTTCCTTTTTCGCAAGCAGCGGAAAACAACAAAGGCCCGATTCTCCAAGTTTTGCAGCAACACTGTCAGGCCCCCGGGACGCTGCTGGAAATTGGGGCCGGCACCGGACAGCATGCCGCTTGGCTGTCTGCACAGCTACCCCATTTGCAATGGCAGCCCTCTGACGTGGCGCAGAACCTCCCAACCATTCGCCACTGGCTAGGCCAGACACACAGCCTGGCAAATGCCCCGTTAGCCCTGGATGTGAGCGACCAATGGCCGATTGGTCCTTTTGATTATCTGTTCACGGCGAATACGTTTCACATCATGCCGCAATCACTGGTCGCCCATTGCATCGCTGAAGGGTGCCGGCATCTCAACACAGAGGGATTGTTCATGGTCTACGGCCCCTTCAACTACGATGATCAGTTCACCAGTGATTCCAATCGACAGTTTGAACGTTGGCTGAAATCCACTGATACGCAGCGGGGGATCCGCGACAAGGAATGGGTAGAGCAGGAGTTTGCCCAGCACGGTCGGCAATGTCTTGCGGACCATGCCATGCCAGCGAATAACCGGGTGCTGGTGTTCGGGTAA